DNA from bacterium:
GATGTGCCGTTCTTTCTCGAGGGCGGGGCCGCGGTGGGGACTGGGCGCGGCGAAATCCTGACACTGCTGCCGCCGTGGCCGGGCGCCGCGACCGCGCTGGTCCACATCCCGCCCGAGGGGCTTTCGACGGCCGCCGTGTACGGCAACCTGGCCCGGGGCGCATTGACACCCGCCCGGAGGCCTTTTACCATCCTGCTCTCGCGGTGGCGGGAGGGCGACCTGCGGTGTCTCGGGGACGCGCTCTTCAACGATCTCGAGGGGCCCGCCTTCAGGCTCCTGCCGCGGCTCGCCGCCGTGAAGGCCGCGCTCCTGCGCGTCGGGGCCGCCGGAGCGCTGTTGTGCGGCAGCGGCTCGAGCGTCGTCGGGCTCTTCGAGGAGCCGCGGGCCGCGCGCGGTGCGGCGCGGGCGCTGGGAGGAGCGTTCCCGGGGGCGTTCGTGAGCGCGCGCTTTCTCGGGCGTCGGAGACGGTGGGGCGTCGTCAAGCGGTAAGACACGGGTCTTTGGATCCCGCATTCGGAGGTTCGAATCCTCCCGCCCCAGCCAAGCGCCGCGCAACGCTTACGGCAAGGCCACTCCGTTAGGCGGCGCTTCCATATGGGGGGCCGGCGGCCCCCCCTGTGGCGCGGCTTCGCCGCTGTCACCCCCCCAGCGACGGGCGAAGCGCCGGACACGCACCGCTCTCAGCCGTCGCTTCCATAGGGGGGCTGTCGCCCCCCTGATGGTGCGGCCTTGCCGCTGTCACCCCCCCCCAGCGACGGGCGAAGCGTCGGGGAGGCATTGCGCTCAGCCGTCGCTTCCATAGGGGGGCTGCCGCCCCCCTGATGG
Protein-coding regions in this window:
- the ispE gene encoding 4-(cytidine 5'-diphospho)-2-C-methyl-D-erythritol kinase — translated: MTGGEVRILAPAKINLGLRVLGRRDDGYHDLLTLFQAISLCDRLTLRRRARGCRVVCPALPGLGSANLAHRAAEALLERTGTRGGVEILIEKRIPAGGGLGGGSSDAAATLLGCCRLLGIRPERGTLLEVAAGLGSDVPFFLEGGAAVGTGRGEILTLLPPWPGAATALVHIPPEGLSTAAVYGNLARGALTPARRPFTILLSRWREGDLRCLGDALFNDLEGPAFRLLPRLAAVKAALLRVGAAGALLCGSGSSVVGLFEEPRAARGAARALGGAFPGAFVSARFLGRRRRWGVVKR